The following proteins come from a genomic window of Stigmatella erecta:
- a CDS encoding beta-1,3-glucanase family protein, which produces MNTSGSRFGKTSSAQAGWKRLWRSVTAGCVLATAVGCDGSAEPQDVSPPQAVEQEAIIGSRYQAEAWASGTTGVFNEGGGEGQSVAGFQVNEVIRYNSVNFSNANQIQIRLAAPYAGGKAELWADAVGSGTKLGTVSVDAATGGDWNAFATKTVSITPVSGTRALFFKGIATGGDWLFKLDWFELHGGGTTEPPPTTPAGTIPVVVTNKCPYNLNVTLTGVNSIALERDGAGNPIYRNLARGASYTYATPANYPSGRVSAYKVLPTPQSPRELEKAEFTLEKPSGGSQLIHYNLTYVDHVGLPMEISSAGSGSSCVAVRCNKSASAIESAIAGQCPDGLRYSMGGGTICLAPRSFCLDGEYASDPRRGDICTRLDGEIARCASKYPGQCNPGTAKTAQAYACSPPFFDMSAKWCAALNRGTVDMPDSTDVSKYYNTGKPFNRYAKWVHDQCGAVYGFAYDDYPMAANQAGFFTCTGGQQMNVTFCPAG; this is translated from the coding sequence ATGAACACCTCAGGTTCACGGTTCGGGAAGACTTCGTCCGCGCAGGCGGGCTGGAAGAGGCTGTGGCGCTCGGTGACGGCGGGATGTGTGCTCGCCACCGCGGTGGGCTGTGATGGGAGCGCGGAGCCCCAGGACGTCAGCCCGCCGCAAGCGGTGGAGCAGGAGGCCATCATCGGGAGCCGCTACCAGGCGGAGGCCTGGGCCAGCGGCACCACGGGCGTGTTCAACGAGGGCGGCGGCGAAGGGCAGTCCGTGGCCGGGTTCCAGGTCAACGAGGTGATCCGCTACAACTCGGTGAACTTCTCCAACGCGAACCAGATCCAAATCCGCCTGGCGGCCCCCTACGCGGGCGGCAAGGCGGAGCTCTGGGCGGACGCGGTGGGCAGCGGCACGAAGCTCGGAACGGTGAGCGTGGATGCGGCCACCGGCGGCGACTGGAACGCCTTCGCCACCAAGACCGTCAGCATCACCCCGGTGAGCGGCACGCGCGCGCTCTTCTTCAAGGGCATCGCGACGGGCGGGGACTGGCTGTTCAAGCTCGACTGGTTCGAGCTGCACGGCGGTGGCACGACGGAGCCGCCTCCCACCACGCCCGCGGGCACCATCCCGGTGGTGGTGACCAACAAGTGCCCCTACAACCTCAACGTGACGCTGACGGGCGTGAACAGCATCGCCCTGGAGCGGGACGGCGCGGGCAACCCCATCTACCGGAACCTCGCCCGGGGGGCGAGCTACACCTATGCCACCCCGGCCAACTACCCCAGCGGCCGCGTGAGCGCGTACAAGGTGCTGCCCACGCCCCAGTCGCCCCGGGAGCTGGAGAAGGCGGAGTTCACCCTGGAGAAGCCCTCGGGCGGCTCGCAGCTCATCCACTACAACCTGACGTACGTGGACCACGTGGGCCTGCCCATGGAGATCTCCAGCGCGGGCTCCGGCTCGAGCTGCGTGGCGGTGCGGTGCAACAAGTCCGCGAGCGCCATCGAGTCGGCCATCGCTGGCCAGTGCCCGGACGGCCTGCGCTACTCCATGGGCGGCGGCACCATCTGCCTCGCGCCGCGCTCCTTCTGTCTGGACGGGGAGTACGCCAGCGACCCGCGCCGCGGCGACATCTGCACGCGGCTGGACGGCGAGATTGCCCGCTGCGCCAGCAAGTACCCGGGCCAGTGCAACCCGGGCACGGCGAAGACGGCCCAGGCGTACGCCTGCTCGCCGCCGTTCTTCGACATGAGCGCCAAGTGGTGCGCCGCGCTGAACCGCGGCACGGTGGACATGCCGGACAGCACGGACGTGTCGAAGTACTACAACACGGGCAAGCCCTTTAACCGGTACGCCAAGTGGGTCCACGACCAGTGCGGCGCCGTGTACGGGTTCGCGTACGACGACTACCCGATGGCCGCCAACCAGGCCGGCTTCTTCACCTGCACCGGCGGGCAGCAGATGAACGTGACGTTCTGCCCGGCGGGCTGA
- a CDS encoding glycoside hydrolase family 43 protein encodes MGRLSIKNADPTIIRVGSTYISAETEGGRIYVRTAASVDGLAGAAKQQIWGNPNNWAEVWAPQLIMSGGTYYIYFTAGAGSAHRMYVIQSTSPTSGYKPAQALALPDNKWAIDGTAFVYKNQWYFVWSGWVGDQNGEQTLFIARMSSPTQVTGARYVISQPREWWEKVDVNPPTRVNEGPEPIIDPNGQLHIVYSANGSWDVNYCLADLRLRAGGDPTYVWDWFKANGCFFSANGSIMMSGWHPTVNAKGVGHHSFVLLNGDPNTSPPAGPQFPLAYHGVPKADYPNPFWGGRYWYSGTFQWWGNITYTRGSESNTGWSLKFYE; translated from the coding sequence GTGGGGCGGCTCTCCATCAAGAATGCCGACCCCACGATCATCCGGGTGGGCAGCACCTACATCTCCGCGGAGACCGAAGGGGGCCGGATTTATGTGCGGACGGCTGCCTCCGTGGACGGGCTGGCCGGAGCGGCCAAGCAGCAGATCTGGGGCAACCCCAACAACTGGGCGGAGGTGTGGGCCCCTCAGCTGATCATGAGCGGGGGCACCTACTACATCTACTTCACGGCGGGGGCCGGCAGCGCCCACCGCATGTACGTCATCCAGTCCACCTCCCCCACCTCGGGCTATAAGCCAGCGCAAGCGCTGGCCCTGCCCGACAACAAGTGGGCCATCGACGGCACAGCCTTCGTCTACAAGAACCAGTGGTACTTCGTCTGGTCCGGCTGGGTGGGTGACCAGAACGGCGAGCAGACGCTGTTCATCGCGCGGATGTCGAGCCCCACCCAGGTCACCGGCGCCCGCTACGTCATCTCGCAGCCCCGGGAGTGGTGGGAGAAGGTCGACGTCAACCCGCCCACGCGCGTCAACGAAGGGCCCGAGCCCATCATCGATCCCAACGGGCAGCTGCACATCGTCTACTCGGCCAACGGCAGCTGGGATGTGAACTACTGCCTGGCGGACCTGCGGCTCCGGGCCGGAGGAGACCCCACCTACGTCTGGGACTGGTTCAAGGCCAACGGCTGCTTCTTCAGCGCCAACGGCAGCATCATGATGAGTGGCTGGCACCCGACGGTGAACGCCAAGGGCGTGGGCCACCACTCCTTCGTGCTGCTCAACGGGGACCCGAACACCAGCCCCCCCGCGGGCCCCCAATTCCCCTTGGCCTACCACGGCGTGCCCAAGGCCGATTACCCCAACCCCTTCTGGGGCGGCCGGTACTGGTACTCCGGGACGTTCCAGTGGTGGGGCAACATCACCTATACCCGCGGCTCCGAGAGCAACACGGGTTGGAGTCTGAAGTTCTACGAGTAG
- a CDS encoding dienelactone hydrolase family protein yields MSTRIHYPRPDGQEAQGSLALPSSGTGGPSVVVLHEWWGLTETVEQVTDRLAAEGYRALAVDYYRGYVASSKLEAMRKRMSLDIPDVVTQDVRGAAQYLKASGGKTAVLGFSLGGAVATMAACQVPEFDAGISFYGIPPGKNADPGQIRIPFQAHYGLSDDWYPVPQIDALEARMREGGVDVDFHRYEAKHGFFSTHWPEEYDAAAAEQAWGHLLRFLKARLGG; encoded by the coding sequence ATGAGCACCCGCATCCACTACCCACGCCCTGACGGCCAGGAGGCCCAGGGCAGCCTGGCCCTTCCCTCCTCCGGGACGGGGGGGCCTTCCGTGGTGGTGCTGCACGAGTGGTGGGGGCTCACCGAAACGGTGGAGCAGGTGACGGACCGGCTGGCGGCCGAGGGCTACCGCGCCCTGGCCGTGGACTACTACCGGGGCTACGTCGCCAGCTCCAAGCTGGAGGCGATGCGCAAGCGCATGTCCCTGGACATCCCGGACGTCGTGACTCAGGACGTCCGGGGGGCGGCGCAGTACCTCAAGGCCTCCGGGGGCAAGACGGCCGTGCTGGGCTTCTCCCTCGGGGGGGCCGTGGCCACGATGGCGGCCTGCCAGGTGCCCGAGTTCGACGCGGGCATCTCCTTCTATGGCATTCCCCCCGGGAAGAACGCGGACCCGGGGCAGATCCGCATCCCCTTCCAGGCGCACTACGGGCTGTCGGATGACTGGTACCCCGTGCCGCAGATCGACGCGCTGGAGGCCCGCATGCGCGAGGGCGGGGTGGACGTGGACTTCCACCGCTACGAGGCCAAGCACGGCTTCTTCAGCACGCACTGGCCCGAGGAGTACGACGCGGCCGCGGCGGAGCAGGCCTGGGGACACCTGCTCCGGTTCCTCAAGGCCCGGCTAGGCGGCTGA